In Mycteria americana isolate JAX WOST 10 ecotype Jacksonville Zoo and Gardens chromosome 29, USCA_MyAme_1.0, whole genome shotgun sequence, one genomic interval encodes:
- the LOC142421356 gene encoding uncharacterized protein LOC142421356 has translation MQPRRPLLQWIKVTLSGAARASSIASSFTCSFSNALLLEGMSFKVTPLPPVMRHRRRFPVYNPDLLARLEEGEEVWIPHIQSSEEEEEEELARPLLRLWTRKRRRWRSCRDAGSSSGSNSSHSDDGWMSETEEDSSQQEEDGELCGGSARKPKGGISLGYEQHKNHSGRRSASSSHNGRKPNTKSPSGVRLGQHKHTCSKCGKSFSRGSSLNRHQRVHLGEKPFTCPNCRRSFTCSSTLKDHQKTHCQEKPYKCPSCEKRFASTKSLKKHRKLHLENGAYRCSDCGKNLTSNSALIIHRRIHTGERPYECPDCGKSFMANKSLNKHRKSHTEGASFVCPDCGKKLTSKSTLIIHRRIHTGERPYECPDCGKSFMANKSLSKHRKTHMEEGTYKCPECGETFPKNSAFVAHLRTHRGQPPYLCSDCGEAFSESSSFKRHRKKHLVEKPYQCSDCGIGFTIHSALLLHQKSHVGPRPYVCSDCGKAFRESTTLRRHQRIHTGEKPYRCSYCEKSFRASSTLIIHRRIHTGEKPYKCTKCTKCFMSSSSLMKHLRTHLRKELLVPLGAHLSDGWRDGRTDGRIPPSTPHPSQKCVSAQFSPFFQTHPMAADVLGTGRAAVGRGTVPGDSGGCWVPNPWGPWGVGDPAAGAAGTLVPRWDGGLWGLGTAQLGSCVGNLLEENI, from the exons ATGCAGCCTCGAAGGCCACTACTACAGTGGATAAAAGTCACGCTTTCGGGCGCAGCTCGGGCCTCGAGCATCGCCTCTTCCTTCACGTGCTCCTTCTCCAACGCCCTGCTCTTGGA agGGATGAGTTTCAAGGTCACACCTCTGCCTCCTGTAATGAGGCATCGCAGGC GCTTCCCCGTGTATAACCCCGACCTGCTCGCTcggctggaggaaggggaagaggttTGGATCCCCCACATCCAGagctcggaggaggaggaggaggaggaactggcGAGACCCCTCTTGAGGTTGTGGACCAGGAAAAGGAGACGGTGGAGAAGCTGCCGAGATGCCGGGAGCTCCTCCGGCTCCAACTCCTCTCACTCAG ACGATGGGTGGATGAGCGAGACGGAGGAGGACAGTTCCCAGCAGGAGGAAGACGGAGAGCTGTGCGGTGGGTCGGCGAGGAAACCCAAAGGTGGCATCTCCCTGGGCTACGAGCAGCACAAGAACCACTCGGGAAGGAGATCGGCTTCTTCCAGCCACAACGGGAGAAAACCGAATACCAAGAGCCCCTCAGGAGTACGGCTGGGGCAACACAAGCACACCTGCAGCaagtgcgggaagagcttcagccGTGGTTCGTCCCTCAACCGGCATCAGAGGGTCCATCTCGGGGAGAAACCCTTCACCTGCCCCAACTGCAGGAGAAGCTTCACGTGCAGCTCCACCCTGAAGGACCATCAGAAGACCCACTGCCAAGAGAAACCCTACAAATGCCCCAGCTGCGAGAAACGCTTCGCTTCCACCAAGTCTCTCAAAAAACATCGCAAGCTCCACCTGGAGAACGGGGCGTACCGGTGCTCCGACTGCGGGAAGAACCTCACCTCCAACTCAGCTCTGATCATCCACCGGAGGATACACACCGGGGAGAGACCCTACGAGTGCCCCgactgcgggaagagcttcatGGCCAACAAGTCCCTCAACAAGCATCGCAAGAGCCACACGGAAGGCGCGAGCTTCGTCTGTCCGGACTGCGGGAAAAAACTCACTTCCAAGTCCACCCTCATCATCCACCGTCGAATACACACGGGGGAGAGACCCTACGAGTGCCCCgactgcgggaagagcttcatGGCCAACAAATCGCTCAGCAAGCATCGCAAGACTCATATGGAGGAGGGGACCTATAAGTGTCCCGAGTGCGGGGAAACCTTCCCAAAAAACTCAGCTTTCGTAGCCCATCTCAGGACCCACAGGGGCCAGCCCCCCTATCTGTGCTCCGACTGCGGGGAAGCCTTCTCTGAAAGCTCGTCTTTTAAGCGACACCGGAAAAAGCACTTGGTAGAGAAACCCTACCAGTGCTCCGACTGCGGGATCGGCTTCACCATCCACtcagccctcctcctccatcaGAAGAGCCACGTAGGACCCAGGCCCTACGTCTGCTCCGACTGCGGGAAAGCTTTTCGGGAGAGCACCACCCTCCGTAGGCACCAGCGTATCCATACGGGTGAGAAACCCTACCGGTGCTCTTACTGCGAGAAGAGCTTCCGGGCCAGCTCCACCCTCATCATCCACCGAAGGATCCACACCGGGGAGAAACCTTACAAATGCACCAAATGCACCAAGTGCTTCATGTCCAGCTCTTCTCTCATGAAGCATCTGCGGACGCACCTCCGCAAGGAGCTGCTG GTGCCTTTGGGTGCCCACCTCAGCGATGGATggagggacggacggacggatggacggatACCCCCTTCCACACCCCATCCATCCCAGAAATGCGTCTCAGCCCAATTTTCACCCTTCTTCCAAACACACCCAATGGCAGCGGATGTTCTCGGGaccgggcgggcggcggtgggTCGCGGCACGGTGCCGGGGGACAGCGGTGGCTGCTGGGTCCCCAACCCCTGGGGACCTTGGGGGGTTGGGGacccagctgcaggggctgcagggacgcTGGTGCCCCGATGGGATGGAGGGCTGTGGGGTTTGGGCACCGCTCAGCTTGGCTCGTGCGTTGGGAACCTGCTGGAGGAGAACATCTAG